The stretch of DNA ATCCGGTGCTGCTGGACGAAGGATTTGAGCAGGTGATCCAGCGGCTGCATGATCGCGGTGTCGCCGTGGATTTCGTACGGGCCGTGCTTCTCGATCAGGCGGATGCCCTTGTCCTTGACGTTGCCGGCGACGATGCCGGAGAACGCGCGACGCAGGTTGGCCGCCAGCTCGTGGGACGGCAGTGCGCGGTCCAGTTGCAGGCTGGCCATGTTGGCGTGGGTCGGGTCGAACGGACGCTGGAAGCCTTCGTCGATTTTCAGCAGCCAGTTGAAGTGGAAGGCGTCGTTGCGTTCGCGGCGGAACTGCTTGACCTCCTTGAGCCCCTCGGTCATCTGCCGGGCGACCTCGGCCGGGTCGTCGATGATGATCTGGTACAGGCTGTGGGCCGCATCGCCCAGGGTCGCGCCGACGAAGGCGTGCAGTTGCTCCAGGTAGGGCGCGGCGCTTTTCGGCCCGGTGAGGATCACCGGGAACGGCAGCTCGCGGTTGTCCGGGTGCATGAGGATACCCAGCAGGTACAGGAACTCCTCGGCGGTCCCTGCGCCGCCCGGGAAGATGATGATGCCGTGGCCGACGCGGACGAAGGCTTCCAGGCGCTTCTCGATGTCCGGCAGGATCACCAGTTCGTTGACGATCGGGTTCGGCGCCTCGGCGGCGATGATGCCCGGCTCGGTGAGCCCCAGGTAACGGCTGCCGCTCATGCGCTGCTTGGCATGGGCGATGGTCGCGCCCTTCATCGGGCCTTTCATCACGCCCGGGCCGCAGCCGGTGCAGACGTCCAGTTTGCGCAGGCCCAGCTCATGGCCGACCTTCTTGGTGTACTGGTATTCCTCGGTGCTGATCGAGTGGCCGCCCCAGCACACCACCATCTTCGGTTCCACGCCCGGGCGCAGGGTGCGGGCGTTGCGCAGCAGGTGGAAGACGTAGTCGGTGATGCCCTGGGAGCTTTCCAGGTCGATGCGCTGGCTGGCCAGTTCGCTTTCGGTGTAGACGATGTCGCGCAGGGCGCTGAACAGCATT from Pseudomonas chlororaphis subsp. chlororaphis encodes:
- the ppnN gene encoding nucleotide 5'-monophosphate nucleosidase PpnN encodes the protein MHSRHVINASVSPKGSLETLSQREVQQLSEAGSGSIYALFRQCALAILNTGAHVDNAKTILDAYKDFEVRIHQQDRGVRLELLNAPADAFVDGEMIASTREMLFSALRDIVYTESELASQRIDLESSQGITDYVFHLLRNARTLRPGVEPKMVVCWGGHSISTEEYQYTKKVGHELGLRKLDVCTGCGPGVMKGPMKGATIAHAKQRMSGSRYLGLTEPGIIAAEAPNPIVNELVILPDIEKRLEAFVRVGHGIIIFPGGAGTAEEFLYLLGILMHPDNRELPFPVILTGPKSAAPYLEQLHAFVGATLGDAAHSLYQIIIDDPAEVARQMTEGLKEVKQFRRERNDAFHFNWLLKIDEGFQRPFDPTHANMASLQLDRALPSHELAANLRRAFSGIVAGNVKDKGIRLIEKHGPYEIHGDTAIMQPLDHLLKSFVQQHRMKLPGGAAYVPCYRVVS